The DNA sequence GCACCGTTCCCAAAACAGCATTCATAATAATTACCGACAATATTACCAATGCACTTTCTAAATCTCCTAACATCAAAGAAATAATAGATGCTACAATCAAAAGTCCTACCAAAAAATCTTTGAACTGTAACAAAAAAATTACCACGACACTTTGTTTTTTCTTTTCCGCCAACTCATTATAACCATATTCCTTTAGCCTTTCTTGAGCCTCCAACGTAGAAAGCCCTTTTCTTTTTTCTTTCATTCTGTTCCTCCTTCATAATTATGCACAAAAAAGCAGCGAGGCTTTTTTGTAACATGTTTTTTGTCACAAAAAAGTCTCGCTGCTTACGTTGTTTACCGGATTCCTCGAATCGTATTGACGATAAAACACAAGCCTTTGGCTCCAGCTACTCCCTTTTTCTGTTTTTATTATATCTGACTCAATCATCAGACACAAGTTAAGATACTGTAAAGATTATGCCTCAAATAATTCATTTGCATATCGTACAGAGCCCATAGCATCCTTAGAATAGAAGTCTGCGCCTATCATATCTGCATAAGTCTGAGTCAGAACAGCCCCTCCTACCATTACCTTACACTCCGGCACTTCTTCCTTTAACATCTTTATGGTCGTTTCCATATTCACTACCGTGGTAGTCATCAACGCACTTAATCCCACCAGCTTTACATTGTTTTCTTTTACAGCTTCTACTACTGTTTCCGGTGGAACATCCTTACCTAGGTCTATCACATTAAATCCATAATTTTCCAGTAATACCTTTACAATATTTTTTCCAATATCATGAATATCACCTTTTACAGTAGCAATAACAATAGTTCCCTTAGAAGCCGAAGCATCTCCCTTTGCCTGTAAAAATTCTTTGATTGCATCAAATCCTGCCTTTGCTGCATCAGCACTCATTAATAACTGTGGCAGGAATACAGTCTTTTTCTCAAATCCCTGACCCACTTTGTCTAATGCAGGTATCAGCTCTTCATCAATCACTGCCAAAGGTTCTCTGGTTTCTAATTCCTTCTTTGCCGCCTGATATGCACTGTCAATCAAACCTCTTACTACCGCATCGTAAAGAGTTACTTCCTTTTTATCTGCTGCCTTTTTGGGTGCATCTGCCTGCTGTGAATAAATATTGATATAATCCGTACACTGAGTATCACTGCCATTCAATGCACAATAGGAATGATATGCTGCCATCATTTTCTCACTGTTTGGATTGATAATTCCGGCACTTAATCCACGGGATAATGCAATGGTATAAAATGCTGTATTTACCAATTCACGCTGCGGCAATCCAAAGGATACATTAGATACTCCAAGTGTCGTATGCACTCCCAAAGTATTCCGCACATAGTCCAAAGCATCTAACGTTATCTTGGCATTCTCCTGTCCGGTACTAATGGTCATACACAAGGTATCCATCAACAAATCCTTTTTCTGGATACCATAGCGCTCTGCTTCCGCAATGATGCGCTTTGCAATCTCAATTCTTCCCTCAGCAGTCTCCGGAATTCCGTTCTCATCCAGAGTAAGACATACTACCATTCCGCCATACTTTGCCACCAATGGGAAAACTGCATCCATAGACTCCTGTTTTCCGTTGACTGAGTTAATAAGTGGTTTTCCATTATACAGGCGCATTCCCTGTTCCATAGCCTCCATATCTGAGGTGTCTATCTGCAACGGCAAATCTGTAATTCCCTGAAGTCCTGTCAATACTGACTTCATCATAGCTACCTCATCGATTTCCGGCAATCCCACATTAACATCCAAAATATGTGCTCCCATATCCTGCTGTGCCAGTGCCTCTTTATAAATGTATTCTAAATCATTTTCCCGCAACGCTTGTTTTAATCTAGACTTTCCGGTTGGGTTAATACGCTCGCCAATAATCTTTGGTCTGCTATCTAATACAACTGCATGGGTATAGGATGATACTACAGAACGTCCCTTATCTGTAATCTCTAATGGTTTCTTTCCCTTACATTTTTCTACCAGTGCCTTAATATGTGCCGGTGTGGTTCCACAACATCCACCCATCACAGAAATTCCCTCATCTGCAATTTCAGTCATAATACTTGCAAATTCCTCTGGTCCTACATGGAAACAAGTCTTTCCATCTACCACTACCGGAAGTCCTGCATTGGGATTTACCACAATTGGAAGAGAACATACTTCCCGTAACTTTGGAAGAAATTCCTTCATAACATCAGGACCAAATCCACAGTTCAGACCTATGGCATCTACACGAAGTCCCTCTAACATGGCCACAGCGGCTTCCATATCTGCTCCGGTCAAAAGTTTCCCACCTTCATCAAATACCATAGTAACAACGATAGGTAGATTTGTATTTTCCTTTGCTGCCAACACTGCTGCCTTAATCTCGTAAGTATCATTCATCGTCTCAATAAGACACAGATCGGCGCCTGCCTGTTCGCCGGCAATACATACCGGCTTAAATGCTTCATATGCCTCTTCAAAAGGCAAATCTCCTAATGGTTCTAACAGCTTTCCCAGAGAGCCAATATCCAATGCCGTATATGCCTTTTTACCGGTTTCCTGAATTGCTCTTTTTACCAATTCAATTCCTTTTTTCGTCAGTTCCTCACAAGTAAACCCGGTGCCTTCCATTTTAAACGGATTAATGCCAAAGGTATTTGCCTTTACAATATCACATCCAGCCTCCAAATATTGCTTATGCACATCTAATATTACCTCCTCATGAGTCATATTCCAAAGTTCCGGTATCTCTCCTGTTTGTAATCCTCGTGCCTGAAGCATGGTTCCCATTGCTCCATCAAAAAATAAAATTTCTTTTCCTAAACGTTCTTTCAATTCCATATGCTTCCTCTATTCCTCCCTAAACTCACAATCGGTCTTCTCACATCTACTACAATTTTTTTGATGGCAGGACTGATACTTTTCTGTGGTAAGACCTATCACTGCTGTTACTGATTTGGTGGGCATCATAAGATTCCCTTCTGTCAATGTAATTCCAATTCGCTTGCTACATTCCAACATCTGAAATATATCTTTCTGACATTCCAAAGGAAAATCTCCGTATCCCGGACTAAATCGTGGGCGCAAATACAATCCACGACTTTCTGCACTTTTTCGTATCTCATCCTCTACTTCATCTACATAATTTTCTATCGCAGAAGCCCCTGCTGCCTGAACTACCGTAGCCTTTGCCATATTAACGACAGAATATTTTTTAATCATCAAATCGGCTGCTCGTCCAATGGTTGCTGCTAAAATAACTGCTCTTTCACAACCCTGAAGATTCTTAGCAAGGTGATTGCTGACTACTGTATATTGCCCTATTCTCACCTGATTTTCAACTACTTTGCAATCATATTCGCGATACACGCTCTTAGGAAGGCTGTCTCGCTCTAGTTCCGCTGTTACTTCCTCTATCATTTTCTCTGTCTGCTCATCCAGCTGACTGCCCCGATATCCCAGATAACGCAGTGTTTCTTTTCTATCTACCTTCATTATTCTTTCCTGTCTTTTATTACACATTTCTCATAATTATAACGATTCATAGCATAAAAGTCAAACCTTCCATCCATACTATTCTCGTACATTTCAAATTGATTCTAACAAAAAAAGAGGTTATTTTATATGAATGAAAAAGATAATATCTCACCAAAACACCCTGTACCGGAATCCCCCCGGAATTATGACTATACCAAAGCATCTTCTGTTACCGATTGTACCGGAGTTGTTCCTAGCCCTCCCCAAACCAGCGCAGAGTTAGATTCTTATTTGGATACCTATGATTTTCTTCCACACAGTACACTGACGCAGCCTAATGATGTAGAAATTGATATGTTGACTGCTGAAAAGGAAAAAAATTCCTAAACCAAAAATTCCTGTGGAAAAAGACTCTTTTCCCACAGGAATTTTCTATATCATCTTATTCTTTATCTTGAAATACTACCTGATTCTTACCATGTGTCTTTCCATAATATAATCTGTCATCTGCCTGCTTAATCAGTATTTCTGCTGTATCCTCTCCTTGGCACACACTAACACCAAAGGACATTGTTACCTGTATCATCTGCTCTTCGTAATGAATAGAAGTCCCCCGTATCTCTTCTAACAATTCTTCTAACATGCCTACCGCATTTTCTTCCTTATAGACTAATAAAAATTCCTCGCCTCCCCAACGGAACGCACTTCCCTTTCCTTTCATATGTTTTTGCAAAATGCGAGAAACCTCTATTAACACCTGATCTCCTGTCAAATGTCCATAAGTATCATTGAGATTTTTAAAATTATCAATATCGCCAATAACTACTGAAAACTGCTTTCCATACTCCCTGTACTCGCGTATTGCCGTTTCCAACACCTCATTACAACTACGCCTGTTATATAAACCGGTCAAGGGATCTGTTCCAATCAGACTCACAATAGAATTTTGCAACATCTGAGCAAATTTCCCCATTTCTCCAATTTCATCCTGTCGCTTCAAAAGCGCTGAATCTATTTGACATTCCAAATCGCCCCGAGCCACTTTTTCTAAAAATTCTCTGGTTTTACTTAAGGAATTCACCATTCCCTTGGTATAACGAAGTGTAATTGCTACCGTCGCTATTGTTACAATAAAAACTCCCAAAATTACAGTGCAGACCACATGAAAAATTGTATCAAAGACTCTCTCTCTGCTCTTTCCTACAAATACCATACCTATTACTGTATCATCTGTATTTTTCAACGGAACATAATATCCATAATAATACGCATCATTCACCCAGGCATAAGAAGAAAAGTACTCTTCCCCTTTCAATACCTTCTCTGCAACTCCTTCTGTTGCCTTAGTACCAAGCGCCCTCTCTCCATCCTCTGACCGTATTGTGGTAAGCATTCTGGTATCTTCCCAGAAAATAGTTGCATCTATTCCGGAAACTTCTTTTACATTATCTACAATACAATTATCTTCTCCGAAAGCAACTCCACCCTTACACAATACATCTCCTTCTATACTATAATCTCCTTCGCCGGTGACATTACACTGTTCTAACAACGCATGTGCCAAATTCTTAAGTCCCTCTTCTGTCTCAGAAACAATTGCTCTATAAATAATTGGAATGGATACTGTAAGTATCACAATTCCAAGAGATACTATCGATAATATCACCAGCCGATTCAATGAAAATCGTATACTTTTCTTCTTCATAGCTCTACCTTCTCTTATGTATTTGACACTTTTATCCTATCACTTTTCATATTCAGATGCAAGATTGGGGATTGCAACGCAATTAACGCAATTTCCTATATAAAAAGAGTCCGCATTTTGCGGACTCTCTAAATTTCACTTCTTATTCAGTTGCATCTTCCGGCTTCTCAACCATGGAGATTGCTGCCTTCTGCATTGGAATACGGCAATTCTTGTTGTTACCAAATTCTACAATAACTGTATCATCATTGATATCAATCACCATTCCATAAAATCCACTGGTAGTCAATACAGTATCACCTACTGCCAAATCCGCTAACATAGCATTCTTTTTCTTTGTTTCCTTCTGCTGTGGACGAATCATCATAAAATACAATGCCACAAACATAATTACAATCCATAAAATGGACATTCCAATACCTGCTGTACTACTTGCTGTTGCTAAAATAGACATTTTTCTTCCTCCTGTATCTATCATAAACTTATTTCATTTTACACAAAATGTAATATTAGGGCAAGTCATTTTCTAATATTTTATACTTATTTTATATTTTCGCCCTGTTTCATCTGGTAAAGTTTCTCTTCTTTATAGGAATGGAATCTTCCTTCATCCAATGCATCTCGTATTTCTTCCATCATATTATTATAAAAATACAGATTATGAAGCACACATAAACGCATTCCAAGCATTTCTTTTGCCTTTAGCAAATGACGGATATATGCTCTGCTGTAATGCTGACATGTAGGACACTGGCATCCTTCTTCAATCGGTCTTGTGTCCAACTCATACTTCTGATTGAACAGAT is a window from the Roseburia sp. 499 genome containing:
- a CDS encoding homocysteine S-methyltransferase family protein, yielding MELKERLGKEILFFDGAMGTMLQARGLQTGEIPELWNMTHEEVILDVHKQYLEAGCDIVKANTFGINPFKMEGTGFTCEELTKKGIELVKRAIQETGKKAYTALDIGSLGKLLEPLGDLPFEEAYEAFKPVCIAGEQAGADLCLIETMNDTYEIKAAVLAAKENTNLPIVVTMVFDEGGKLLTGADMEAAVAMLEGLRVDAIGLNCGFGPDVMKEFLPKLREVCSLPIVVNPNAGLPVVVDGKTCFHVGPEEFASIMTEIADEGISVMGGCCGTTPAHIKALVEKCKGKKPLEITDKGRSVVSSYTHAVVLDSRPKIIGERINPTGKSRLKQALRENDLEYIYKEALAQQDMGAHILDVNVGLPEIDEVAMMKSVLTGLQGITDLPLQIDTSDMEAMEQGMRLYNGKPLINSVNGKQESMDAVFPLVAKYGGMVVCLTLDENGIPETAEGRIEIAKRIIAEAERYGIQKKDLLMDTLCMTISTGQENAKITLDALDYVRNTLGVHTTLGVSNVSFGLPQRELVNTAFYTIALSRGLSAGIINPNSEKMMAAYHSYCALNGSDTQCTDYINIYSQQADAPKKAADKKEVTLYDAVVRGLIDSAYQAAKKELETREPLAVIDEELIPALDKVGQGFEKKTVFLPQLLMSADAAKAGFDAIKEFLQAKGDASASKGTIVIATVKGDIHDIGKNIVKVLLENYGFNVIDLGKDVPPETVVEAVKENNVKLVGLSALMTTTVVNMETTIKMLKEEVPECKVMVGGAVLTQTYADMIGADFYSKDAMGSVRYANELFEA
- a CDS encoding vitamin B12 dependent-methionine synthase activation domain-containing protein — protein: MKVDRKETLRYLGYRGSQLDEQTEKMIEEVTAELERDSLPKSVYREYDCKVVENQVRIGQYTVVSNHLAKNLQGCERAVILAATIGRAADLMIKKYSVVNMAKATVVQAAGASAIENYVDEVEDEIRKSAESRGLYLRPRFSPGYGDFPLECQKDIFQMLECSKRIGITLTEGNLMMPTKSVTAVIGLTTEKYQSCHQKNCSRCEKTDCEFREE
- a CDS encoding diguanylate cyclase is translated as MKKKSIRFSLNRLVILSIVSLGIVILTVSIPIIYRAIVSETEEGLKNLAHALLEQCNVTGEGDYSIEGDVLCKGGVAFGEDNCIVDNVKEVSGIDATIFWEDTRMLTTIRSEDGERALGTKATEGVAEKVLKGEEYFSSYAWVNDAYYYGYYVPLKNTDDTVIGMVFVGKSRERVFDTIFHVVCTVILGVFIVTIATVAITLRYTKGMVNSLSKTREFLEKVARGDLECQIDSALLKRQDEIGEMGKFAQMLQNSIVSLIGTDPLTGLYNRRSCNEVLETAIREYREYGKQFSVVIGDIDNFKNLNDTYGHLTGDQVLIEVSRILQKHMKGKGSAFRWGGEEFLLVYKEENAVGMLEELLEEIRGTSIHYEEQMIQVTMSFGVSVCQGEDTAEILIKQADDRLYYGKTHGKNQVVFQDKE
- the yajC gene encoding preprotein translocase subunit YajC, translated to MSILATASSTAGIGMSILWIVIMFVALYFMMIRPQQKETKKKNAMLADLAVGDTVLTTSGFYGMVIDINDDTVIVEFGNNKNCRIPMQKAAISMVEKPEDATE